The Mesotoga infera genome includes the window CCCGAATATAGGGCTTATTACATCCAATTATAGCCGACTGCAGTCGATTCTCTCAAAAGAAAGTGGCTGTCTGTATCGTCGAGCTGTTATGGTGCGAATCTCCTTGGGACCCGACGACATTCTGAAAGCGTTTCAAATAAAGAAGAATAGACAGTTGGTGAGGACTATAAGTCACTTTCGAGCGAGGGAGTGACGGAAGAATCCCAGCCCGACGAGAGTTCTTTCATAAGAAGTTTTTCGTATCTGCCTTTTCAAGACCAATAACGGTCTTGTTAACCCATTTCTCATCTTTTATCTTGTATATCAATACACTGTCTTCGTCCTTTTTTATTACCCTCCTAATAGCTTTCTTCATTGCTTCAAATCCGGCAGCAGTCAATTCTCCTTCGAAGACAGAATTTTGAACCCAGTTCAACTGCCTTTTAAGAAGCTTTCTAATCTTGTCTATTCTCTTTACCGCAACATCGTAAACCACAAGAACATACAAAACTACCACCAGGCCTTGAATGGTTCGTAATTCTCATCGCCTATTATGTGCTTTATCAGTCTGTAGCACTCAGCGCGAATCAGTTGCCTGTATG containing:
- the cas2 gene encoding CRISPR-associated endonuclease Cas2; amino-acid sequence: MYVLVVYDVAVKRIDKIRKLLKRQLNWVQNSVFEGELTAAGFEAMKKAIRRVIKKDEDSVLIYKIKDEKWVNKTVIGLEKADTKNFL